In Gimesia panareensis, the genomic window TCGTTTTTTATTGGTTCTGACACAAGCGGTTTGTGGTTCCGTTGAAAGTCTGATTCGGCAGAATGTCGCCAGGCGGGCGGACACGCGGGTCCGCCCCTTGTATCTGCTCTTGACTGTCTGCAGTACTTTGTTTTGATAGACAAACAAAGCCAATGCTTCCCGCCTTTAAAGGCGGGAAGCATTGGTGGCGAGTGTCAGATCGTGTCCGCCCCTGGTCTTAAAGACCGATTCGTAGCTGGATCGCCACTCGCTTCTCCATGCCTTAACCCGTACAGTCGCCTGAGCGGTGCCACAACACCAGCTCGTATCAGCAAGGAAGGGCCTTAGCATGCAACAGCATAACACAGATCACGTCGGAATTGACATTTCAAAATCCAAGTATGATACCAGAATTTCAGGTCATCCCAAAGGTTCCGTTTATGAATACACACACGACGGGATGAAACAGTTCATGAAGGTGCTTCAGAAGACTCAGCCCAAACTGATCTGTCTGGAAGCAACGGGAGGACTGGAACGAAAGCTCGTTGCCTGTCTGCACAAGCATGGGTTTCCGGTCGCCGTCGTCAACCCTCGACAGATCCGGGACTTTGCCCGCGCCAAGAACAGGCTGGCGAAAACTGATCAGATTGACGCCCACACGATCATGGAATTTGCCCAGGTGATGCAGCCACGGATTACCCCAGCTTTAACACAGGTTCAGCAGAAAATGCGGGAATTCAGTGCTCGCAGGCAGCAGGTCAGCAAGATGATCATCCAGGAACAGAACCGCCTGGAAACCACCCCAGACAGGGAAGTGGCCAAAATGATCAGCGATTCAATCCAGTTCTATAAAAAACAGCTCAAACACATCGAGAAATAACTGAAGGAGCTGATTGACGCGGATGAAGAATCCCGTAAATGTTCTGAAATCCTGCAGTCGGTACCTGGTGTGGCCGGCACAACCGCGGCCCTGCTCATCTCAGACCTTCCGGAACTGGGAAGTCTGAATCGAAAGCAGATCGCGCGGCTGATCGGTCTGGCTCCCACGAACCGCGACAGTGGAACTCTGCGCGGGAAAAGAACGATTGGCGGGGGACGAGTCCGGATCCGGAACGGGTTATACATGCCCACTGTCACGGCCCTGAATCACAATCCCAGGATCAAAGCGTTCTACACACGGCTGGTGGAAAACGGAAAGCCCAAAATGGTCGCCCTCGTGGCTGCCATGCGGAAACTGCTCATCATTCTCAACACCATGGTCAAAGAAGGGAAAAAATGGGAGGCAAACATGATAAATTTCTGATTTTTTAAGACAGTCGCTACTTTTTCTGTTTTGCGTGACTGGTGGTCAGGGCTGGTTATTTGTGGTTAGCAACGGGTTTTATGCGGTAATAAGCGGTAAAACTTGACCAAAAACGGAGTGCATCGATGAGCAGTTGTTTTTCAAATCGTGCTGAAACCAGCGGGTTTTATGGTGTGTCTGTCGCATTGGATCTGAATGTTCCCGTGAAAAAGTAGTGTTGCTCGCGCGACGCAGAACAAGGCATTCTGGTCAGGAGCAGGGGCGTGTCCAGTCCAGTTTATTCAGTCGTCAGGGAGGATATGTAAGGTCGGATTTGTTTAGAGCAGCGGCACTGTTGGGCAAGCCAACAGAGACACACAATAATTCAGTTCACGAGAATATTTTAGCGTATTTGAAAGTTTACTCTGTCAGTTTCCTGCTCGCCCCGAATTGCATTTGGGGTTACCCTTGTTTCCGGGTTGGATTCTTGTTTGTGATAACCTGTGGCTGGCGCCATGACGCTCAGGTAAGTTATACTGTGGGAACAATTCTCCTCGATGGAGTTCAGGAATGCTGCTTAACTTTGATTTTGATGGTGTGGTGATCGACTCGTTTGATCGGTTGCTGGCACAATGCAGGGCGGCTCAATTTGAGCTTGATGACGGACGGCCGCCGACAGCCGAAGATTTTCGGACTATTGAGAACCTGACGTTCGCCGACCTCGCCTGTCGGCTGGGAATGTCAACAGAAAACGGGGCGCGGTTTGAATCGCTGGTCTACCAGATTCAGGAAGCGGATCCGTCGACATGTCCGCTGGTGCCGGGCATCGGGACGGTCCTGCGGTCGCTGGCTGAATCGCACATCATCACCGTTGTCACATCGAGCGATTCGGCAGCTGTCGAAGCAGAACTCAGTCGGCATGAACTGGGCTGGCCGGTCGTGGCGCGGGTGCTCGGGCCGGACTTTGCGAAAGCCAAACGCGACCGGATCCAGCAGGCGCGGTCGGCATTCAGTTTTGACCGCGGTGAGACGTACATGATCGGCGATGCGATCAGCGACATTCGCGAAGGCCGGGCCGCGGGGGTGATGACGATTGCGGTCACCTGGGGCTTTCAGGACAGAACACTGCTGGCGAACGAAGAGCCGACGCACATGGTGGACCATCCGGAGGAGTTGCTCGACCTGCTGCAGGTTGAATGAGCGACCGATTAGAAAGAAGGAGCGCAGTTGTGGCTGAAGAATTCGGCGATCGTGTTTTCCAGTTGCCGGTCGGTATGAATGATGCAGACAGGTAACGCAAAAAGAATTCATCGTAGCTCAGGTCCAGACCATATCGGTCCGCCAGGCTCCGTTTCGCAGGACAAATGAGTGGAGCAGTTCGACAATCTCATCGAGTGACTCGGGGGCCTGCTCTGTCACATACTGGACACCTTCGATGGAACACATGCCACTGAGGCCATCCTCCGGATTGAGACTTCCCGATCCATCGAGCCAGTTATCCTGATCAATCTCCGCAGTCACAAAGGTGATGTCATTCCATTTCAGAGCGTAGACGTGTTTGCGAATCTCCTCGCGGGATGGATTGGTCGCAACTATCTGCGGCTCTGATGTCGCAGGGAGCAGAATCTTGAGCAGAATATCATGAGATTGAAGCCGGTCGGGAATGTCGGGAGGAATCTTCGGAGATTGATCTCTGGTGAAATCCGGCAATGGCGGTGGATTGCCATCAGAGTCGAACGTGAGCCAGTAGAGAATATTGCGATAGTCACGTCTGGCTTCCAGAACGAGTTCTTTGACGCGGTTGATGTCGCCTGAGGCAAGTTCCAGGATCGCGGCGTGAACCCGTTCGACTTCCTGGTGCATGTCTTCCTTCCCATAGTATTCGAGAATCTGAACCACTTTATCAGACTGGTCGCCATACTGCGTGTGAATCTGCGCCTTAAGTTCATCGGAGACGGGCATAGGAACGCCTTTTTTGAGAATCAGGGTTGGAATCGTCATTCGCGGGGGCTACTGTATTTACTTATACACATTCACACTTATTCCGCAAAGGGCGCGGCACTGATTCGTAAATTCTTACCAGGGTGAGAAAGTGATTCAAGCAGTTCTATTCCACTAGATGATCGGAGAAAAAAATGGGGGGGTACTTGCACTGTTGCACTACTGCGTACACACCAGATCCTAAGGAGGCACTTGAATCTCTCCAGGCAGCGCAACTTGAAAAGTACGACCTGACGACTTTGATCAAAACCAGTCTGGCAGAATACCAGGAAGCATTTGACGCTACACCAGAAAACGATGAATATGGCCTGCATGACTATTACAAAGGAGTTCTTGAAGATATAAAAATCGCTGCTTCTCAACCACTCCCCACCGACTTCCAGGGCCGTCTCGATCTGGTCCGCGGACTGTGTGACTCTGGTGAGGGCGTTGGAAATATTCTTGATGTCCGTGGAATCGCAAGCAAAGACAATGAGTTGTTCGCCGCTAAGCCACTTAGCCCGGACGATCTCCTTGAGAAATTCGGCTCGAATAAACTCCTTTCTGCCGATGCCGATTTCCATGCCGGCAAAGCCAATGAATGTCTTGGTCGTGGTGAGTCCATCTGTTTTCCGCTTTACGCCTCTGCCGACGCGGATGAGCCTGTTGAATGGTGTTTCGTTGGCGTCACTGTTGACTGACCAGCCAGATGATTCGACAGCGAGAACACGAGAACCAATGCGAAATCGAGCAGTTGGAGTAGCGTGTCAGTGAACAGGAAGCGCGCTTAAACCCGCATTTCCCAGATGACTTCCTACACTTTGGCACGTAATTTGCGCCACACCCCTACAAAACAAGGTTATTCTGCCAATTCATGCCATGCTGACAGGGGAACTTGATGGGTGACAGCCAAAACCAGGATTTACGGGTCAGTTTTGACAGCCGATTGAAGCTGAAGTTCTGCGGCAGTCAGGTCACCACCGATGCGGGACTACTGGCCTATCGGGAACTGGATGCAGCGCTCGGTCTGACGGAAATGGGCGGAGATGTGCTGAGCGATTCACGCCCGGGCCGCAACAAGCAGCACCAACTCGTGCCGCTGTTGCGTCAGTCGATCTACAGCCGACTGGCAGGCTACGAAGATGTCAATGACGCTGAGCGCTTGTGTGTGGACCCGGTGCTACGCCACGTGGTTGGCGGAAGGGCGAGTCAGCCGGATAAACAAGCGGCGTCAAGCAGCGAGGTGGGCCGTTTCGAGACGCAGATACTCAGCACGCAGCGCAATCTCACGGCACTGATGAAGCTCTCCGGACGCTGGATCAACAACCTCCACCGGCGGCGACCGCTCAAAGAACTCATCCTGGATCTGGACAGCTCGGTCAGTGAGACCTACGGCCGGCAACAGGGCGCGGCCTACAACGGCCACTTTGCATGCCTCTGTTACCATCCGCTGTTTCTGTTCAACCAGCATGGTGATCTGGAGTACGCGATGCTGCGGCGTGGCAACAAGGCCAGCGCGAAATACTGGCGGAAGGTGCTACTGCCGGTGATCGAACGGTATCGGCATTTGGACATTCCGAAGTTCTTCCGCGGCGATGCGGCGTTCGCCATTCCAGCGCTGTATCGTGTGCTGGAGAAAGCAGACTATCGTTACGCCATTCGCCTCAAAGCCAACGCCGTATTGGAGCGGGAAATCTCGCATTTGCTCACCCGTCCGGTCGGACGGCCTTCCCACAAGCCCAAGGTCTGTTATCACAGCTTCCAATATCAAGCAAAATCATGGCAGCGATCGCGTCGCGTGGTGGCCAAAGTTGAGTGGCACGCAGGCGAACTGTTCCCGCGTGTTGGATTCATCGTGACCAACTTGAACCAGCACTCGAAGAACGTCGTGAAGTTCTACAACGGTCGGGGCACCGCCGAGCAGTGGATCAAGGAAGGCAAGAACGCCGTCAGATGGACGAAGCTCTCCTGCCGGACGTTCAAAGACAACCAAGCTCGGTTGCAACTGTTCGCCTTAGCTTATAACCTCGGCAATTTCCTGCGGCGGCTGGCCTTGCCCAAGCCTATACAGAACTGGTCGCTGACGACGCTGCGGGAGAAGCTGGTCAAGGTTGGGGCCAAGGTAACCCGGCATGCCAAGTACGTATTCTTTCAACTGGCCGAAGTGGCTGTGCCACGGAGATTGTTCGCCGCAATTCTTGATCGGATTGCACGACTGGCAATTCCGCCGCCGGTCACGCATGACGTGAAGCGGAAGTATATCAAATAGCGAAAAACGGGGTTCCTCACAGAGAAAGTCTGCGCAGAAACCGTGTTGACTACTGAAAAATGATTCGCTCGGGCAGCAATTTCCGGATCTCAACAACAGAGGCACAACAAAAGTGGCGAAAAATCACTTTGTTTTAGACACGGGGGACCGCAGTGGTTACAATCAAAGAAAGTCCATGCCTGGAGTGGTTTCAGGCTGATCCATATGGGAAATCTCGGTTAAAAGACATTTTGACACAATAATCTCTTTAAATAGACCGAATGTGGCCCGTTTAAGATTTCTGTTGAAGAACTCGTTGAATGAAAGCTATACACAGAAATTTCATTTGCACTGCTGAACACGCACTGGTTAACATGGAATTCAGAGGCAACGACTCACTTCTCTTAAATGTTGTCTCAGGGATTTGTTTCAGTGTGAAGTCTCAACAACTGACGTATGTCTTTACTTCGATATGACGACTTCACTGATTCATCCGCCAATGATCCCCTTTCTGCAAGAGCCCGAGGAGTTAATCCCATGAGCTGGTTTCGCTTCTGTTTCTGTCTGCTCAGCATCACGTTCCTGAACCTTCCAGCCTCGGCGGAAGAATTCAACCGCACCAAACTGCCCGTCTCGCAACCGGCGTTTAAAGGAAAAATCAGGCTCAAAGCGACTGAGTCTGTGAAGGACTTCCCTGCAGAAATTCAGGCACCCGCCGGCGCGCCGAATGTATTACTGATCCTCACCGACGATGTCGGCTTCGGTGCCTCGAGCACCTTCGGCGGTCCGATCCCTACTCCCACCTTTGATCGCCTCGCCCAATCCGGTCTGCGCTACAACCAGTTTCATACGACGGCCCTCTGCTCCCCCACCCGGGCCGCCCTGATCACAGGCCGCAATCATCATACCGCCTCCACCGGGGGCATCATGGAAATCGGTGTGGGTTATCCCGGTTACAATACACTGGTTCGCAAATCCTGCGGGACCATCGGCCAGATCCTGAAATTTAACGGCTACAATACGTCCTGGTTCGGGAAGAATCATAATGTGCCCGACTGGCATACCTCACAGGCCGGGCCCTTTGATCTCTGGCCAGTCGGACTGGGTTTTGAATACTTCTATGGTTTCGTCGGCGGTGATACGAGCCAGTGGACCCCGGCCCTGGTAGAAAACACACGGCCCGTGGAACCCCCGGCCAACGACCCGACCTACAATTTCGACGAGGACATGGCCAACCGCGCCATCAACTGGATCCGCATGCAGCAGGCAGTCGCCCCCGACAAACCCTTCCTCTGTTACTATGCCACGGGAACCGCACATGCACCGCACCATGCCCCCAAAGCATGGATCAAAAAATTCAAAGGCCAGTTCGATCAGGGTTGGGATGAGGTCCGCCAGCAAACACTCGACCGCCAGATAAAACTGGGAGTCGTTCCCCCGGGAACCCGGTTGACCGAACGTTCCAAAGGCATCCCCGCCTGGGATTCACTCGATGAACGGCAGAAAGAAGTCTATGCCCGCATGATGGAAGTCTACGCGGCAGCCCTCTCCCACGCCGACCATCAGTTCGGCAGAGTGATCGACGCCATTGACGATCTCGGCGAACTCGATAACACCCTGGTCATCTACATCCAGGGAGACAACGGCGCCAGCGCCGAAGGGAGCGAACAGGGGCTGCTCAATGAAATGACCTTCTTCAATAACATCAAAGAAGATTTCGAAGAAGTCTATCGTCGTCGGGATGAACTGGGCAGCCCCACCACCTTCAATCATTATCCCATCGGCTGGGCGCACGCGATGGACTCTCCCTTCCAGTGGACCAAGCAGGTCGCCTCCCACTTCGGAGGCACGCGCAACGGCATGGTTATGTCCTGGCCCGCACGCATCAAAAACAAGGGAGCCGTCTGCTCTCAATTTCATCATGTAATCGATATTATGCCCACCATCCTGGAAGCCACCGGACTGCCCGCCCCGGATTCCATTAACGGCATCACCCAGGAACCGATCCAGGGCATCAGCATGGCCTACACCTGGGACGATCCCTCTGCTCCCTCGAAACGTGATACACAGTACTTTGAAATGCTGGCCAACCGGGGCATCTACGACCAGGGCTGGGTCGCCTGTACCACGCCTACCACGCCCCCCTGGGTCAGTGTGGCCGATCCGGTGGATGTGATCGATGGCTACAAATGGGAGCTCTATAATATCGCTGATGACTTTTCAGAATCTGTCAATCTGGCCGCGCAGCATCCCGAAAAACTGAAGGAACTGCAGCGGCTGTTTTATATCGAAGCGGTGAAAAACAATGTCCTCCCCCTGGACAACAGCAAAGCCGAACGCCTCGACGTGAAAAACCGCCCCAGCCTCACCCGGGGACGAGACACCTTCACCTATTACGATGAGATGCTGCGCATCCCCGAAGGTTCCGCGCCCGACCTCAAGAACAAATCCTTCGGCATTTCAGCCGTCGTGAATATCCCGGAAACAGGCGCAGAAGGCCTGCTGATGACACAGGGGGGCCGCTTCTGTGGACTGGGATTGTATGTGCTCGATAACAAACCCGTATTCCATTACAACCTGTGCGGCGTCAAACGCTTTAATGTCGCCTCGCAGGAAGCGCTCAAACCCGGTAAACACGTCATCACACTCGACTTCAATTACGATGGCGGAGGCGTCGGCAAAGGAGGCCAGGCGACGCTCTCAGTCGATGGCACCAAGGTGGCTTCCAGCCGAATTCCGCAAACCGTCGGCTACCGGATGTCGCTCGATGAAACACTGGATATCGGCGAAGATACCGGGACGCCGGTGAGTGAGGATTACAAGGTCCCCTTCAAATTCACCGGGGACCTGGAAAAAGTGACCATCAAAATTACCGAGCAGAAACTGACCGAGGAACAGTTGCGGCAATACCGCGAAACCCAGGTCAAAGCAGCGCTGTCGCGGTAAGCAGCATATTTTCTCTGATCGGCATAACCGTTATAAACTGAACTTCACTGTTCAGATTATGACAGTGTTAACGGAATTTCATCCAGTGACGATCAGGCAGCGACGAAACTATCGAAAGGTTCAGTTCCTTTCAGTACTTTTATCGAGTCTACCCATGGTCACAGGTTTTACCAAAATGCGCTGGTACCTGGGACGATGTCACGGAATCGTTTCGACCTGCTGCCTGATCTTCCTCTGTAGTGTTGCGCCCCTCAGTCGATCCGCCTTCGCCGACGAATCGTTTCCGGTCTCCCTTTACGAAGAAACTCAACAGACAGCCGAGCCGGAGCTGCTCTCCTGCGAATCGCCTTGCACCGACTGCGCCAGCCCCGGCACATGTTGTGATGGCCCTGACTTCTGGGCACAGACCACCATGACGCAGAATCTGTTTCCGCGTCGTGCCTGTCTGGCCGAACAGGGAATCACCTTCGACGCCGACCTGATTCAGTTCTATATGGGGGTCGCCTCAGGGGGGGAAAAACGGGATTTCCGTTACTCGGGCCACGGCGACTATATCATGAATATCGACGCGGCCAAACTGGGCGGACCGCAGGGACTGTTCGTCAAGCTCCGGGCCGAACATCGCTTTGGAGAAACCATCAACGAAGCGACCGGGGCCATCATTCCCGCCACCCTCGCGCCTGACCTGCCGGTTTCCTACAGTAACGAGGTCTACCTGACCAATGTTCTGTTTACTCAGATGTTTTCCGAGACCTTCGGCGTCTTCGCCGGGAAGTTGGATACCCTTGACGGCGACATGAATGCCTTCGCTCACGGACGCGGTAAAACCCAGTTCTCCAACACCGCCTTTGTGGCCACACCTATCGGTTTGCGAACCATCGTCTACTCGACTCTGGGAGCCGGCTTTCTGATCTTAAGAGAAGGCGAGCCGATTTTTACCTTCACGGTACTCAACTCCACAGACACCACCCGCACCAGTGGTTTCAAAGAGCTGTTTGCCCACGGAGCTGCCATCGTCCCTGAACTGCGTCTCCCCACGAACCTCTTCGGTAAACCGGGACACTTCCTGTTCGGAGCCAGCTACAGCAGTCGTTCGTTCGCCTCGCTGGAACAGGATCCCTTTATCCTGCTGCCCGATATCCCCATCAGCCGCGAAACCGAATCCTGGTCGTTTTACTGGAACTTCGATCAATATCTGTTTGTCGATCCTGATAATCCGCAACGTGGCTGGGGTCTGTTCGGGCGGGCCGGCATCGCGGATAAACAGACCAATCCCATCGAATGGTTCCTCAGCCTGGGGATCGGCGGCAACAGCCCCATCTCCAGCCGGGAAGCAGACACCTTCGGCATCGGCTGGTACTACTCGGCCACCAGTGACCGGCTCGCTCCCTTCATCAATACGATTCTGGGAGGCGTGGGAGATGGCTACGGCGTCGAAATGTTCTATAACGTGGAAGTCAGCAAATGGTTCCACCTCACAGCCGACATGCAGGTCCTCCGCCCGGCCCACGAGACCGTCGACACCGCTTTGCTCGTCGGCTTGAGAGCCGTGATTGATCTCTGATTTAATACAGAAGAAATTCGCATCCACGCAATAAACATCGTGTACCAGGAACGCCTCGACTGATGCCGACTGCAGATCAACTAATTCGCATGTCTGCGATTGAAACTTCAGCTGGCCCCTGGCTCCTGCTGGCGGGCTCGCGGGAGGCCGACTTCGAACCGCTCCGGAAACTCTTTGAGACATTAAGCCAGTCACCGGCTACCGTCCTGCTGGAACAGCAGCCCTTTATCGCAGTCAACGGACAGCTCAGTCTGGAACTCTGCAGCCAGACAGATCCACCTTCGAAACACAGGTTCTCTCTGTCGCAGCTCAAGACAAAACTGCAGGATTACTCTTAAAAGATTACGTGCGTCCTGGTATCTATCTTCCATACACCGCCCGTTTTTTTCAGCTGATAGCGGCGCGCACTCAGTTCCTGATTTCGTTTTAACCGGGACGTGTTGAAACGGACTGTGTCTTCCTTATAGCTCTTAAATTTAATGATATAGAGCCGGCCTTCCCGGGTGGTGCCCTCTAGAACAAACAGGGGTTTCTGTTGAGCGCGTTGCGTGGTGATAAAATCGAGCTCTCCTTTGCCGATCATGGCAGTTGAGGGATAGGCACTGATCCCCTGTTTTTTGATCCGTTTCAGAATAGAACTGCGAAACGGGATTAAGTTCCCCTGGTGGTCGCCATGGGCAAAGAAACAGGGCTCTCCTTTGGTGATTTTGTCACTCTGGAGCACATCCAGGGTGACAGTGACGCAGAGTTCGGTCAGAAGCGTTTTTTCGGCCGGCGAATATTCCCGGCGTGGTTGGTTCGATCCGGGACTGATCGTAATCGAAAACATCACCAGATAAAAAAAAGTCTTTACCCAAATCATACTGTGCCCTCATTCCATTGGGACCATATAGATTTCACTCAAAACGTGTTAACACCAGTATGAATCCTATCAATTCTTTCCCAGCACTTCGTTGCCTGAGGTGGATCCCATTGCGTTCCAGACGGAGGCGTCGATATTGTAGCTGACCGAGCGGACGGAACCGTCTGCCATCACGACATTCACCACGGAACCGTGCCGACTGTTGGCCGGCATACTGTTTCCATTCCAGGTGAGATCCGCTTTGCAGGCAGTGGTGCCGGGGGGCAGAAAGTGGTTGTAACGTGTGAAGTTCATGTTCCCTTCCAGCCAGGTCATCCCGCCGTTCGAATCGGTGTTGGAGAGGGTTGATGCCTCTGATTCTGTCAGGTTGACACACCAGGATCGAAATGAGTCTTCTGTCCAGGGTGCCGCCAGCCCGAACAGATCGGACTCCATATCCGTGGCACTGTCATCGTCATCACCCAGGATCCGCTCGCTGTAGGCAGCCGTATTGGACAGACCGTCCGTAATATGACCGACGCGGACTGCGCTGGACTGGCCAAACATCCCGTTGCCGCGCCTACCATCCCAGTTGCTGCCGTTACAGGAGCGATAGTTGGTATTCCCCCAGGGATGCGTGAGCCGGTCAATATCGGACGGACAGAGAAAAACGGGAATGGTGGTTTGTGCGATCTCTTCATTCGGACCGATACCGGTGACCTTACGGGGCTCGCCTGTGGTGTCCGGATAGAACGGTTGCACGTTAAAGTTGATCTTGTTGTAAACGGTAGAAAGATCCAGAAACGGAAGTAGCTGAGAATGGGCGGAATAACGTCGGGAATCGACAGAGGTAATGGGATTCGTATCCGGCGCCCCCAGTACGACTCCTACTCCAAAGGGATAGACAGAATGCATCGACTCATAATTCTGTAACGCGATGCCAATCTGCTTCAGATGATTACTGCAGCTCAGCTTGCGGGCGGATTCTCGTGCGGATTGGACCGCGGGTACCAGCAGTGCAATCAATAACCCGATGACGGCCAGGACGACCAGCAGTTCAATCAGGGTAAAT contains:
- a CDS encoding carbohydrate porin, giving the protein MRWYLGRCHGIVSTCCLIFLCSVAPLSRSAFADESFPVSLYEETQQTAEPELLSCESPCTDCASPGTCCDGPDFWAQTTMTQNLFPRRACLAEQGITFDADLIQFYMGVASGGEKRDFRYSGHGDYIMNIDAAKLGGPQGLFVKLRAEHRFGETINEATGAIIPATLAPDLPVSYSNEVYLTNVLFTQMFSETFGVFAGKLDTLDGDMNAFAHGRGKTQFSNTAFVATPIGLRTIVYSTLGAGFLILREGEPIFTFTVLNSTDTTRTSGFKELFAHGAAIVPELRLPTNLFGKPGHFLFGASYSSRSFASLEQDPFILLPDIPISRETESWSFYWNFDQYLFVDPDNPQRGWGLFGRAGIADKQTNPIEWFLSLGIGGNSPISSREADTFGIGWYYSATSDRLAPFINTILGGVGDGYGVEMFYNVEVSKWFHLTADMQVLRPAHETVDTALLVGLRAVIDL
- a CDS encoding arylsulfatase; translated protein: MSWFRFCFCLLSITFLNLPASAEEFNRTKLPVSQPAFKGKIRLKATESVKDFPAEIQAPAGAPNVLLILTDDVGFGASSTFGGPIPTPTFDRLAQSGLRYNQFHTTALCSPTRAALITGRNHHTASTGGIMEIGVGYPGYNTLVRKSCGTIGQILKFNGYNTSWFGKNHNVPDWHTSQAGPFDLWPVGLGFEYFYGFVGGDTSQWTPALVENTRPVEPPANDPTYNFDEDMANRAINWIRMQQAVAPDKPFLCYYATGTAHAPHHAPKAWIKKFKGQFDQGWDEVRQQTLDRQIKLGVVPPGTRLTERSKGIPAWDSLDERQKEVYARMMEVYAAALSHADHQFGRVIDAIDDLGELDNTLVIYIQGDNGASAEGSEQGLLNEMTFFNNIKEDFEEVYRRRDELGSPTTFNHYPIGWAHAMDSPFQWTKQVASHFGGTRNGMVMSWPARIKNKGAVCSQFHHVIDIMPTILEATGLPAPDSINGITQEPIQGISMAYTWDDPSAPSKRDTQYFEMLANRGIYDQGWVACTTPTTPPWVSVADPVDVIDGYKWELYNIADDFSESVNLAAQHPEKLKELQRLFYIEAVKNNVLPLDNSKAERLDVKNRPSLTRGRDTFTYYDEMLRIPEGSAPDLKNKSFGISAVVNIPETGAEGLLMTQGGRFCGLGLYVLDNKPVFHYNLCGVKRFNVASQEALKPGKHVITLDFNYDGGGVGKGGQATLSVDGTKVASSRIPQTVGYRMSLDETLDIGEDTGTPVSEDYKVPFKFTGDLEKVTIKITEQKLTEEQLRQYRETQVKAALSR
- a CDS encoding HAD family hydrolase, with product MLLNFDFDGVVIDSFDRLLAQCRAAQFELDDGRPPTAEDFRTIENLTFADLACRLGMSTENGARFESLVYQIQEADPSTCPLVPGIGTVLRSLAESHIITVVTSSDSAAVEAELSRHELGWPVVARVLGPDFAKAKRDRIQQARSAFSFDRGETYMIGDAISDIREGRAAGVMTIAVTWGFQDRTLLANEEPTHMVDHPEELLDLLQVE
- a CDS encoding IS1380 family transposase; translated protein: MGDSQNQDLRVSFDSRLKLKFCGSQVTTDAGLLAYRELDAALGLTEMGGDVLSDSRPGRNKQHQLVPLLRQSIYSRLAGYEDVNDAERLCVDPVLRHVVGGRASQPDKQAASSSEVGRFETQILSTQRNLTALMKLSGRWINNLHRRRPLKELILDLDSSVSETYGRQQGAAYNGHFACLCYHPLFLFNQHGDLEYAMLRRGNKASAKYWRKVLLPVIERYRHLDIPKFFRGDAAFAIPALYRVLEKADYRYAIRLKANAVLEREISHLLTRPVGRPSHKPKVCYHSFQYQAKSWQRSRRVVAKVEWHAGELFPRVGFIVTNLNQHSKNVVKFYNGRGTAEQWIKEGKNAVRWTKLSCRTFKDNQARLQLFALAYNLGNFLRRLALPKPIQNWSLTTLREKLVKVGAKVTRHAKYVFFQLAEVAVPRRLFAAILDRIARLAIPPPVTHDVKRKYIK
- a CDS encoding DUF1559 family PulG-like putative transporter, which translates into the protein MKSALKRGFTLIELLVVLAVIGLLIALLVPAVQSARESARKLSCSNHLKQIGIALQNYESMHSVYPFGVGVVLGAPDTNPITSVDSRRYSAHSQLLPFLDLSTVYNKINFNVQPFYPDTTGEPRKVTGIGPNEEIAQTTIPVFLCPSDIDRLTHPWGNTNYRSCNGSNWDGRRGNGMFGQSSAVRVGHITDGLSNTAAYSERILGDDDDSATDMESDLFGLAAPWTEDSFRSWCVNLTESEASTLSNTDSNGGMTWLEGNMNFTRYNHFLPPGTTACKADLTWNGNSMPANSRHGSVVNVVMADGSVRSVSYNIDASVWNAMGSTSGNEVLGKN